Proteins found in one Primulina eburnea isolate SZY01 chromosome 16, ASM2296580v1, whole genome shotgun sequence genomic segment:
- the LOC140817011 gene encoding cytokinin dehydrogenase 7-like: MIAYIERFVHENDVESMPELDRAEEEGGGVLHLFKGLELQGTVDFDTTAAGKDFGGMQSSEPLAMIHPASADDVSRVIKLASRSPHLTVSAQGNRHSINGQAMAHQGLVIDMKSMDPRIQVDPSGVHVDVSGGALWEEVLKRCVSDHGLAPRSWTDYLNLTVGGTLSNAGVSGQAFRYGPQTENVKELEVVTGNGDVLICSPNQNSELFFSVLGGLGQFGVITRARILLQPAPDMVRWIRLVYSEFSDFTTDAELLVSGGTGDSFDYVEGFAFVNSDDPVNGWPSARLHPSHPFDPTHIPPSPPVLYCLELALHYSNHHRRPAVDKRVERMVGVLRYCKGLRVEAEVSYVDFLLRVKRAEEEAKANGIWDAPHAWLNLFVSKAHLAQFDAVVFKNILKHGIGGPMLLYPLLRSKWDSRKSVVLPAEGEIFYLVGLLRFSFPYPKGLLSVDEMISQNREIVEICERKGFDFKLYLPHYGDSKEGWRQHFGNQWTRFQQRKASFDPRAILAPGLKIFSRNGQPS; the protein is encoded by the exons ATGATAGCGTACATAGAGCGGTTCGTGCACGAAAACGACGTGGAATCCATGCCGGAGCTGGACAGAGCTGAGGAAGAAGGCGGAGGGGTTTTGCATCTCTTCAAAGGGCTGGAGCTTCAGGGCACAGTGGACTTTGACACCACCGCCGCCGGCAAAGATTTTGGCGGCATGCAATCTTCCGAGCCTTTAGCCATGATTCACCCCGCCTCCGCCGACGACGTCTCGAGGGTGATAAAACTAGCGTCACGATCACCACACCTCACTGTCTCTGCTCAGGGTAACCGCCACTCCATCAACGGGCAGGCCATGGCCCACCAAGGTCTGGTTATCGACATGAAGTCGATGGATCCAAGAATCCAAGTGGACCCCTCCGGGGTGCATGTCGACGTCAGCGGCGGTGCATTGTGGGAGGAGGTGCTGAAACGCTGCGTTTCTGATCACGGATTGGCCCCCCGGTCGTGGACTGATTACCTTAATTTGACGGTGGGCGGGACGCTGTCGAACGCAGGCGTGAGTGGGCAGGCTTTCCGTTACGGACCACAAACCGAAAATGTAAAGGAATTGGAGGTGGTAACTGGAAACGGCGACGTGTTGATTTGCTCGCCGAACCAGAATTCAGAACTCTTCTTCAGTGTCCTCGGGGGACTCGGCCAATTCGGAGTCATCACTCGAGCTAGAATCTTGCTTCAACCTGCCCCAGATATG GTGAGATGGATAAGACTGGTTTACAGCGAGTTTAGCGATTTCACCACCGATGCTGAGTTACTAGTGAGCGGGGGGACAGGCGACTCGTTCGATTACGTCGAAGGATTCGCATTTGTCAACAGCGACGACCCGGTTAACGGGTGGCCGTCGGCTCGGTTGCATCCGAGCCATCCATTCGACCCGACCCATATCCCACCTTCCCCCCcggttttgtactgcctcgagCTGGCCCTGCATTACAGTAATCACCACCGGCGGCCCGCCGTTGACAAG AGGGTGGAGAGAATGGTGGGGGTGCTGAGATATTGCAAGGGATTGAGGGTGGAAGCGGAGGTGAGCTACGTGGATTTTTTGTTGCGAGTGAAACGGGCGGAGGAAGAGGCCAAAGCCAATGGTATATGGGACGCCCCACACGCATGGCTCAATCTCTTCGTGTCCAAAGCGCACCTCGCCCAATTCGATGCTGTTGTTTTCAAGAATATTTTGAAGCATGGCATCGGTGGCCCTATGCTTCTTTATCCTCTGCTCCGTTCCAA gTGGGATAGTCGTAAATCCGTGGTTTTACCGGCGGAGGGggagatattttatttggttgGACTGCTACGTTTCTCATTTCCATATCCGAAAGGATTACTGTCCGTCGATGAAATGATCTCACAAAATCGAGAAATTGTCGAGATTTGCGAACGGAAGGGATTCGATTTCAAGTTGTACCTTCCACACTACGGTGATTCCAAGGAGGGGTGGAGGCAGCATTTTGGAAATCAATGGACGAGGTTCCAGCAAAGGAAGGCCAGCTTCGATCCAAGGGCCATTCTTGCTCCCGGGCTCAAgattttttcaagaaatgggcAACCCTCGTGA
- the LOC140816782 gene encoding uncharacterized protein — MEQAAIRRTGRRFSSHDQRLVAIGLTILAVVSPLYIDKISLTEPELDEQPFNLSSYLPLLLLVLITAIVVSGYWELGCSRLDPYWIHRAGGSSVGIIIVLIILAFILKCKAADMDKDVSFFT, encoded by the coding sequence ATGGAGCAAGCGGCTATTCGGAGGACTGGTCGCAGGTTTTCATCACACGATCAGAGGCTTGTAGCCATAGGCTTGACGATTCTTGCAGTAGTTTCTCCCCTTTACAttgataaaatatctttaaccgAGCCCGAGTTGGATGAACAACCCTTCAACCTCTCTTCATATCTCCCTCTGCTGCTGCTGGTTTTGATCACTGCCATCGTTGTTTCGGGCTACTGGGAGCTCGGATGCTCCAGGCTTGATCCGTACTGGATTCATCGTGCCGGCGGCTCTTCGGTGGGAATTATTATCGTCTTGATAATCCTAGCTTTCATTTTGAAGTGTAAAGCTGCTGACATGGATAAAGATGTTAGCTTTTTCACTTGA